GTGGCGAGCCAGGTCGACAATCGATAAAGCCACGGTCGCTTGAGTGTCTTCGCCCACATTCGGTAAGCGAAAGACTCCATTCCATTCTTGAGCGTAGGCTCGTCGTGCATCTGCTCGCGCAATTTGACCAGCATCTCGGGAATCTGAATCTTCACCGGGCAAGCAGCCTGGCAAGCGCCGCACAAGCTCGAGGCATGCGGCAAATGATGATTGGCCGCGAGACCGTCATAGAGCGGTGTCAGCACCGCTCCGATGGGCCCGGCATAAACGCCGCCGTAGGCATGGCCACCAACGCTGCGATAAATGGGGCACGCGTTCAAGCACGCGCCGCAGCGAATGCAGAACAGGCTCTCGCGCAATGGACTGCCAAGAATCTGTGAACGGCCGTTATCGAGAATCACCAGATGAAACTCTTCCGCGCCGTCCGTTTCCCCTGCGCGCCGCGCGCCGGTAACGAACGAGGTGTAGACCGACAGCTTTTGCCCGGTGGCAGCGCGAGCGAGGACTTTAAGAAAATAAGGGAGGTCCGCTAGTTTCGGAATGACCTTTTCCATTCCCATCACGGCGATATGCATTTTTGGCAACGCAGTCGTAAGCCGCGCGTTCCCTTCGTTCGAAACGAGCACAATGGTGCCGGTTTCCGCCACGGCGAAATTCGCCCCCGAGATGCCAACCTCAGCCTCAGCAAATTTCTGCCGCAATTCTTGCCGCGCGAAGGCGGCCAGCGTCTCTCGTTCGGCAGCCAATGTTCGCCCAGCTGGCTGACTGAGGATTTCGGCAACCTCGACGGCCGACAAATGCAAGGCGGGGCCGACGATGTGCGACGGGCGATGACCGGCCAGTTGAATGATGTATTCGCCGAGGTCTGTTTCGACGGTCGTAATGCCAGCTGCTTCCAAGGCGGGGTTAAGGTGAATCTCTTCGCTGGTCATCGACTTCGACTTAACTACGCGCGAATAGCCTCGCTGCTTGATTAAGTCGACAATGATTTTGCTGGCCGCGTGACCGTCGTCGGCCCAATGAACCTGACCACCCCGGGCTTGCACACTAATTTCCAGCGTTTGCAAATGCTCGTGCAGATTCGCCAGCGTATCGTCTTTGATTTGCCGGGCTCGCTGCCGGACCAGATCGGAGTTCGGCAGTTGCTGCCAGGCATCGCGATTTCGCTGGCCGAGCGTATCGCCCAGTTGCCCCAGAATAATTTGCAAGCTGGGGGTGCGGAGGGCCTTCTCTGACGCCGCCAGAAACTCGTGGTGGGTACTACGGATGTAGTCGGTTTCGGTCGTCGGACTACTGCTGTTCAAGTGACGTTCCTCGCTGCGTGCGCGGCATTTGCCGAATCCAGAAAATTCCCCGCGCCCACGGGCAGCAGTTACAATACAGTGCTCCGGAGGCGAGTAAAATCCCACTGCACTGCTAGTTAGGCAAGCGGCGGCATTTATAATCGGGCCACCACTTCAGAATTATCACCTTGCTGTATGACCACCATCGTTCCTCCGACGACGCAGACTCTCACTCGCTTGGCAGACGAACTGCGCCGCGCGATTGGGAGCGAAAACGTGCTGACCGCTCGTTCCGACCTGCTCGTGTACGAGTGCGATGGCTTTGTGATCGAAAAAAACAGCCCGGACGTCGTTGTCTTTCCACGCAGCACCGCGGACGTGGTAAAGGTCGTCCAGTGCTGCAATCGGGCCGATGTCCCCTTCGTTCCCCGCGGCGCCGGTACCAGTTTGGCTGGCGGTTGCCTGCCAATCGGTGGGGGCGTGATGATCGTTCTCACGCGGCTGAAGAACATACTCGAGATCAACTATCGTGATCGCTATGCCGTCGTTGAACCGGGCGTGGTGAACGTCCATTTGACGAACGCCCTCAAAGGTTCGGGCTATCACTATGCTCCGGATCCCTCCAGTCAGGGCGCTTGCACCATTGGCGGTAACGTGGCGACGAACTCGGGCGGGCCGCACACGCTAAAGTATGGCGTGACTGTGAACCATGTTCTGGGCATCGAAGCGGTGCTCGCCGACGGTTCGGTTGTGCAATTGGGTGGCCCCGCAGAAGATCCCCTCGGACTCGATCTGGTCGGCGCGATGGTCGGCAGCGAAGGTACGCTTGGCATCGTGACCAAAGTTTGGGTCAAGCTGACGCGAAATCCTCAAGGCTGGCGCACGATGCTCGCCATTTTTGAGAGTTGCGATGATGCCACGCAGGCGATTAGCGAAATCATTGGCGCCGGAATCGT
Above is a window of Anatilimnocola aggregata DNA encoding:
- a CDS encoding LutB/LldF family L-lactate oxidation iron-sulfur protein, which produces MNSSSPTTETDYIRSTHHEFLAASEKALRTPSLQIILGQLGDTLGQRNRDAWQQLPNSDLVRQRARQIKDDTLANLHEHLQTLEISVQARGGQVHWADDGHAASKIIVDLIKQRGYSRVVKSKSMTSEEIHLNPALEAAGITTVETDLGEYIIQLAGHRPSHIVGPALHLSAVEVAEILSQPAGRTLAAERETLAAFARQELRQKFAEAEVGISGANFAVAETGTIVLVSNEGNARLTTALPKMHIAVMGMEKVIPKLADLPYFLKVLARAATGQKLSVYTSFVTGARRAGETDGAEEFHLVILDNGRSQILGSPLRESLFCIRCGACLNACPIYRSVGGHAYGGVYAGPIGAVLTPLYDGLAANHHLPHASSLCGACQAACPVKIQIPEMLVKLREQMHDEPTLKNGMESFAYRMWAKTLKRPWLYRLSTWLATRTVGRWYRKSPWLKKLPGKLHGWTKKRDFPAPAAARFRDWWEKEGRHGS
- a CDS encoding FAD-binding oxidoreductase, which encodes MTTIVPPTTQTLTRLADELRRAIGSENVLTARSDLLVYECDGFVIEKNSPDVVVFPRSTADVVKVVQCCNRADVPFVPRGAGTSLAGGCLPIGGGVMIVLTRLKNILEINYRDRYAVVEPGVVNVHLTNALKGSGYHYAPDPSSQGACTIGGNVATNSGGPHTLKYGVTVNHVLGIEAVLADGSVVQLGGPAEDPLGLDLVGAMVGSEGTLGIVTKVWVKLTRNPQGWRTMLAIFESCDDATQAISEIIGAGIVPAALEMMDQGILVAIEAAFGFGFPLDAQAILLIEVDGLEAGLDQQRDQIVELCKRSNAREVRLAKDEKERLKLWKCRKQAFGAIGRLSPSYCTQDGVVPRTQLPNILRKIIEIGTRYDLKIVNVFHAGDGNIHPILLFDERQPEQVERVLLASNEILEACLASGGSVTGEHGIGVEKIHFMQKMFTPDDLQAMDNLRQAFNPLGKLSPQKMLPTAGGCGMEQKHPGRRAAL